TGGATAATCACTTTACCCCACATGTTGTTGTGGATGCATTTGTAAAAGGCACTCAAGTACCTCAAGAGTTTGTTAAGGACGGTCAAATCGTACTTAATATTGCTGGCGGTGCTGTAGGCAATTTACAAATGACCAATGAATTTGTCGAGTTTAACGCTCGATTTGGTGGTGTACCTCAGCAAGTTGTTTTACCTATGGCTGCAATCGTTGCGATTTATGCGCGCGAAAACGGTGCTGGAACTGTGTTTGATATGGAAGATGCTTATATGCCTGAAGAAGAGTCTGAAGACTTATCTC
This window of the Shewanella goraebulensis genome carries:
- a CDS encoding ClpXP protease specificity-enhancing factor is translated as MKAITPNRPYLLRAYYEWLMDNHFTPHVVVDAFVKGTQVPQEFVKDGQIVLNIAGGAVGNLQMTNEFVEFNARFGGVPQQVVLPMAAIVAIYARENGAGTVFDMEDAYMPEEESEDLSPAPRSFSAVETTEKTEVTEEKPTSNSEKPKGRAHLTVVK